From the genome of Alkalihalobacillus sp. TS-13:
TATCTAAATTTTCTAGTGTTTTTTGAAGTCTTTTATCACGAAAATAGTTATTAACTTTTTCTATAAATCCGTTACTTTCTCTACTAAGTTCATCCTTTAGGCTTTTCCTAAATACTTTTAGAAAGTTTCTAATTAATAGCAATCTTCTTAAATCTGTTGAACTTAGGGTTCCATTTAAATCGTTAAAATCAATACCAAGGTTTTCAACTTTAGAAAGTTCATGAACGGACTTGGCATTAATATAAACAGATAAATTTTCTTTGGTTTGATGTATTTGGCTCTGAGCATATGCAAAAATAGTGGATTTACCTGTACCTCTTCTTCCAATTAAAAAAGTGGTATTATTGGAAATCATTTGACCATAAAGACCATAATTAGGTAATAAATCAACATATAACTTATCAATGAGGTTCGTTTTATTATCACTATCACTTAAATTAAAATCACTATTATTTATTCGGTGGTAAAGCCTTAAAGTATCAACAGCATTCTTAAATCCTTGAACATTCAATTGAACTCCCCCTATATAACATTTGTGTAAATTATAACACAATTAACAAAAAATACTAATTGCATCATTTATACATAATAAGAAAACATACCATTGAAATATCTCATGTTAAAATAAAACCTACTAAGAAATGCTGTGCATGAAGGGTGGTGGGGTGTAGGTGAATTTAAAGGAACGTGCCCATAAATACGAGTACAAATTAAATGATACGGATGATCAAATTGTTGAGTATATGCTGGATCATCGGGATCAGGTGATTGAGATGTCGATCCAGGTGTTGGCGAAGGAGTTGTTCACTGTTCCGAATACGATTACCCGGTTATCGAAGAAGCTTGGGTATGATGGTTTTTCGCAGTTGAAGAATGAACTGAAAGAGGAACAGCGGTTGGAGAGTGAAGCTGAAGAGGGGACGATCCCGTACAACATGAACCGGACATTGGAGCTGATTGATCATGATCTGATCCGTCAGGTGACGAAACAGCTACTCCAATCCCGTAATATCTACATTTTCGGTGTAGGGGATAACCTGCCATTCTGTGAAGTGCTCACCACCCATCTGAAAATCGGCGGGCAGACGGCGGATTATTTTTTACACAGGCATGATGCGATTTATGCGATCAATCATGCAGGAAAACAGGACGTGCTGTTCCTGATCAGCATTTCCGGTGAGACCGAACAGATGATTGAGATGGCGGAACTCGCAAGGGAAAAAGGGGTGACGGTCATTTCATTAACTCACTTCACCCGAAACCCACTCCAAGAGAAAGCTGACTTCAAATTATTTTTCTATTCTCCAAAAAAGATGCTTGAAAACTACAATATATCCGATAAAACACCGGTCATGATGGTGTTGCAGCTGTTATCGAATAAGTTATGGGAAAACGTGTAATGTGTGTATAAATACACATGTAACCGTTTTCTTTTTGTTTGTTTGTGTAATAATATGAAGAAATTAAAGCGCTTCCTTTCTATGTGCTACCATGAACTCAATTTACTGACCTTATCGAAGAAGGGAGAGCAACACAGTGCGATTACAAACATTGACGTCACCCGAGTTGATCAGTACAGGTCAATCTTTCAACACGAAAGATGAAGTGATCCGGTACCTGGTCCGGCAGTTGGGTGAAGCCGGAAAACTGAACTCAGTAGAAGCATTTTACCAGGCTGTGATGGAACGTGAAACGCAATCCCCGACAGGTTTTGAAGGCGGGCTCGCGATTCCACATGGAAAGTCTGATGCTGTAAAAGAAGCGGCTTTTGCCGTAGCAACACTTCCGACTCCATTGGATGATTGGGAGAGCATTGATGAAAACAACAAAGTCCAATTGGTGATTTTATTAGCGATACCTGATAGTGAAGCGGGTTCAACCCACCTTTCTTTGCTATCTGAATTTACAACGAGACTCGCAGATCCGTCTTATATGGCTGGTTTGCTAAATGCCTCAACGAGTGAAGAGCTGTATCAAGCGTTGGATCAGAAGGAAGAGGAAAAGTCTACAGCATCTGATTCTTTTGAACGGACGATCCTTGCCGTAACCGCTTGTCCAGCTGGCATCGCGCATACGTATATGGC
Proteins encoded in this window:
- a CDS encoding MurR/RpiR family transcriptional regulator, whose protein sequence is MNLKERAHKYEYKLNDTDDQIVEYMLDHRDQVIEMSIQVLAKELFTVPNTITRLSKKLGYDGFSQLKNELKEEQRLESEAEEGTIPYNMNRTLELIDHDLIRQVTKQLLQSRNIYIFGVGDNLPFCEVLTTHLKIGGQTADYFLHRHDAIYAINHAGKQDVLFLISISGETEQMIEMAELAREKGVTVISLTHFTRNPLQEKADFKLFFYSPKKMLENYNISDKTPVMMVLQLLSNKLWENV